Genomic segment of Kibdelosporangium phytohabitans:
AGCGCGTGAACGGTGCCGCAGCAGCAGCCGCGCTGCGCTGGGGCGCCGGTTCGACCGGTTCGCGGTTGGTCACGGGCACGACCGAGCTGCACACCGAACTGGAGCACGCGCTGGCGTCCTTCTGTGGCGCACAAGCGGCTTTGGTGTTCTCGTCCGGTTTCGCGGCGAACCTCGGCGCGATCACGGCGCTGTCCGGAAAAGGTTCGGCAATCGTTACCGACGCGTACATCCACGCCTCCCTGATCGACGGGTGCCGGCTCTCACGTGCGGATATCGCGGTGATGGACCACGGTGACGCGAACGCGATCAAGCGCGCCCTCGCGACCAGGCGCACCGAGCACGCGTTGGTCGTCACCGATTCGGTGTTCTCAGTAGACGGAGACCTGGCGCCGCTGCCCGAACTGGCCGAGGCGTGCCGCGAGCACAACGCGGGCCTGCTGATCGACGACGCGCACGGTTTCGGCGTGCTCGGCGACGGGGGCCGCGGCGCGGTCGCGGAAGCCGGTTTGATCAAGGAACCCAACGTCGTCACCACCATCACGTTGTCGAAATCCCTTGGCGCGCAAGGCGGTGCGGTGCTCGGTCCGCGTCGCGTGATCCGGCACCTCGTGGAGACCGCGCGGACGTTCATCTTCGACACCGGCCTGGCCCCGGCCAGCGTGGCCGCGGCGCTGTCCGCGTTGAACGTGCTCAAGGAGGAGCCCGAGCGCGCGGAGCGGGTCAGGACCAACGCGATGACGCTGGCGATGCGCTTGCGGGAAGCCGGTTTCCGCGTCTCCAAGCCGGACGCCGCGGTGATCTCGGTCCAGGCACCGACGCCGGCGGCCGCGTCGGAGTGGGCCGAGGAGTGCCGGGGCGCCGGGGTGTGGGTCGGCTGCTTCCGCCCGCCGTCGGTGCCGGACAAGATCTCGCGGCTGCGGCTGACCGTGCGCGCGGACCTGACCGAGTCCGACATCGACAAGGCCGTGGACATCATCACCCGCTGCGCCCCGCCCGGCGCCACCCAGAAGTGATCCGTTCAGAGGTGTGTGGCGTAGTAGCCCAGCGAACGGTTGTACCGGGGCAGGTGCTTGGCCAGCGCTGCCAGCGCCAGCCCGGCGGCTTCCCGTTCACGGCCGGTGTCCACCAGCGCGAGCGCCAGGAAGGCGTCCAGCGCGTCGTCCAGCGTCGCCACGGACTCGTCCGGGTCTGACCGGCCGCGCTCGGCCGTCAGCAACGCCACGCTTTCCTCGGGACGGCCGAGGTTGCGCAGCGTGCTGGCCAGCTGGATCAAGGCACGGCGCCGCCGGTAGCCGCTCAAGCCGGATTCGAGCGCTTCGCGGTAGAGGGGCTCGGCCAGCTCGGGCCGTCCGGTCGAATCGTTCGCACACGCCAGCTCGAACGCACCGACTGGACTGTCCGGCGGCAGTTCGCCTGCCAGCGCCTCGATCCGGGCCCTGAAATCGGCATCGTCACGGCCGTCCTGCGCCGCCCAGAGCGCGGCGAGGCGGTCCTCCCAGTCCTGTGTCGTCGTCACCCGACAAGGGTGCCAAGCCGCGGCGTGGACCGCAGCTGTTCCATGATCTCCTTGTAGTACGCCATCACGCGCGTGTAGACGCCGGGCTTGTTCGCCAGCGCGCAGCCCTCGCCCCACGAGGAGATGCCCAGCAGCCTGCCGTGCGCGACCATCGGCCCACCGGAGTCACCCTGGCAGCCGTCGATCCCACCTTGGGCGTAACCCGCGCACACCATCGAGGCCGGGTTGAACTTGCCGAACGACTGCTTGCAGCTCTCGTCGGACACGAGCGGCACGTCCGCTCTGAGCAGGTACTGCGAGGTCTGCCCGCCCGACGAGGTCCTGCCCCAGCCGAGGATCGTCGCCATGGTGTTCGGCTCGTACGCCCACTGGTCGTCCGGCGTGGCGATCGGCAACGGCGCGTAATTGGCGTTCA
This window contains:
- a CDS encoding 8-amino-7-oxononanoate synthase, with amino-acid sequence MTATGEQVFDWIDTRADERRRAGLTRQLRPRRADDAVLDLAGNDYLGLSRDKRVNGAAAAAALRWGAGSTGSRLVTGTTELHTELEHALASFCGAQAALVFSSGFAANLGAITALSGKGSAIVTDAYIHASLIDGCRLSRADIAVMDHGDANAIKRALATRRTEHALVVTDSVFSVDGDLAPLPELAEACREHNAGLLIDDAHGFGVLGDGGRGAVAEAGLIKEPNVVTTITLSKSLGAQGGAVLGPRRVIRHLVETARTFIFDTGLAPASVAAALSALNVLKEEPERAERVRTNAMTLAMRLREAGFRVSKPDAAVISVQAPTPAAASEWAEECRGAGVWVGCFRPPSVPDKISRLRLTVRADLTESDIDKAVDIITRCAPPGATQK
- a CDS encoding tetratricopeptide repeat protein is translated as MTTTQDWEDRLAALWAAQDGRDDADFRARIEALAGELPPDSPVGAFELACANDSTGRPELAEPLYREALESGLSGYRRRRALIQLASTLRNLGRPEESVALLTAERGRSDPDESVATLDDALDAFLALALVDTGREREAAGLALAALAKHLPRYNRSLGYYATHL
- a CDS encoding S1 family peptidase; translated protein: MGEKIRMGRALAVVCLLAGLVAAAVPASADVRIVGGTRASTQDYPYAVYLAQQDGFQFCGGTLATSEKVVTAAHCVKGEQETPGNVYVVAGRDDKKATNAGVMVQVRHIWVHPSYTDALKGHDVAVLTLSKRMNANYAPLPIATPDDQWAYEPNTMATILGWGRTSSGGQTSQYLLRADVPLVSDESCKQSFGKFNPASMVCAGYAQGGIDGCQGDSGGPMVAHGRLLGISSWGEGCALANKPGVYTRVMAYYKEIMEQLRSTPRLGTLVG